In the Candidatus Bathyarchaeia archaeon genome, GCCATTGACGGCGTGGTTGTGTTGGTTGATGCGGTAGAAGAGATTATGGCCCAGACGGAAATCGTGACGCGGCAAGCACTTGCAGAGCGGGTACAGCCAGTGCTTTTCATCAACAAAGTAGACCGCTTAATCACCGAAATGCAGCTGAGCGCGGAACAAATTGAACAGAAACTTTACCACATCATAGGCGGCTTTAACGACCTTATCGAGCTTTATGGCGAAAAACCCTTCAGCAACCAATGGAAAGTTAACCCCGCAAAAGGCAGCGTTGCGTTCGGCTCGGCTCTGCATGGGTGGGGCTTCACGTTGGGCATTGCCAAGGGTAAAGGGGCCAAATTCAACGACGTTATTGCTGCCTACAAAAACGCCTCGCAACAGCAGCTAAGTAAAACATTGCCCGTTTATAACGCAATCTTTGAAATGGCAGTCAGCAGTCTTCCTGACCCGAAAACCGCGCAGGCTTACCGTGTGGAGAAAATCTGGAGTGGCATGCAAAAGTCTGACGCGGGAGCAGCCATCGCTGGTTGTGATGACGAAGAAATGGCGGTTATGTGTGTGACACAGGTGGAACCTGACTTAACAGGGGGCAGCATCGTCACGGGCAGGCTGTTTTCGGGCACAATCAGGGAAGGGGATACGCTGCACTGCGTTAATGCCCTGCGGGAAACGGTTGTCAAAAAAGTCTATGTTTACATGGGCTCCTTTAAGGAAGTTGTGAGTCAAGTTTCTGCGGGGAACATTGCGGTTTTGGCGGTTTCTGAAGTTCTGCGGGCAGGCGAAACCCTCGTGGACGTAGCGCACAAGGTAGGCATGGTGCCGTTTGAGGGCATAAACTATGTTTCGGAGCCTGTGGTGACGGTTGCGGTGGAGCCTAAAGACCCCAAAGACATCTTTGACGTGCTTAAAGCGTTGCATAAGCTTGTCACTGAAGACCCAAACCTTGCAGTGAACGTTGACAAAGAAACAGGCGAATACCTGCTCAGTGTTATGGGGGAGCTGCATTTGGAGGTCGCATTAAACCAGCTCAAGGTTCTGAGCGGAGGATTGGAGGTTTCGGTTTCTGCACCCCGAATCGTGTACCGCGAAACAGCAACAAAGAAAGGGGCGGCTGCATCTGCTCTGAGCCCAAACAGGCAAAACAGGTTCACGGTGCAGGTGGAGCCTCAAGAGCAAGGGCAGCCAGAGCAGATTCAAGTATATGAGCAGGGCAGTGTGCTTTCGATTGATGAGTACAGAAATGTCCTAGTGAACTGCAACTTGGAGAAGGAGCCTGAAATTCAGGAAGTCTTAGAAGCCATCATTAGCGGCTTTGAGTTTGCCTGCAATGCAGGTCCCTTATGCGCTGAACCCATGCGGCATGTGAAGGTGAACCTGCTGGATGTGCAGCTTAGCGTGGATAAAGAGCAACAAAGCCCCACAGAGGTCATGCATGGCGTGGGAAAAGCCATCTTTGGCGCCTTTTTAAGCGCTCAACCTGTGCTGCTGGAACCAGTGTACAAAACAGTCATAACCGTCCCTACCGAGCTGGCAGGGGAATGCTCCCGAATCGTGGAAACTCGACGCGGAAAAATCTCCGCCTTCGAACAAAAAGGGCAACTAACAGTCATCACAGGGCACATCCCCGTTTCAGAAACGTTTGGGTTATCCAAAGAGTTACGGTCGGCAACCTCAGGAAGGGCGTTTTGGCAAAACATGCTGGAAAGCTGGTTGGAGGTGCCCAAAAAGGTGGCGCCAAAAGTAATCACGGCGGTAAGGCAGCGGAAGGGGTTGGCTTTGCAGGTTCCCGACGCGGAGAGGTTTTTGGAGGAGCATTAATGGGGCTTTGCGAGTTGCCGTTTTGGCTGGACGTGACGTTGTGTTGTGGGCAGGTTTTCCGCTGGGACAAACTGGGGGACTGGTGGTACGGCGTCGCTGGTGAACATGTTTTTAAGGTTCGGCAGATCAACGGCAAATTCGAGTACGTAAACGTTGACGAAGCGTTTGTGGAGCACTATTTCGGGTTGGATGATGACCTGCAGAAAATCGCCGACAGCATAAACAAAGACCCTCACATAGCCATGGCGCTTAAGGCGTATTGGGGTCTACGGTGCATAAGGCAGAACCCATGGGAATGCCTCATCTCCTACATCTGCGCCACCTACAAAAGCATACCCGCCATTAAACACATGCTCAACAACATAGCCGAAAAATTCGGCGAAAAAACCGTGCTGGATGATAAAACGTTCTACACGTTTCCAACATGCGAAAAACTCGCCGCCGCTTCAGAGCAGGATTTGAAGGCTTGCGGATTAGGTTACCGGGCGAAGTACGCGCTTGCAACAGCACAGCGAGTTCACAAAGGCACATTTGACCTCCAAGCAGTAAAGAAGTTGCCTTACGTGGAGGCAAAGAAGGCTTTGATGGAGCTTCCGGGCGTGGGTGCAAAAGTGGCGGACTGCGTCTTGTTTTTTTCGCTGGACAAAACCGAGGCGTTTCCGGTGGATGTCTGGGTGAAGCGGGTCATACTGAACCATTATGGTGACAAGTTGGAGCCAGTGGTTTTCCAGCGGCTGTCCCGCGGTGATTCGTTGAGCAGTGGCGATTATGAGCGGCTCTGCAGTTTTGGCAGAAGCTACTTTGGGAAATACGCAGGGTACGCACAGGAGTACCTGTACCATTTTGAACGCATGGCAATTTAAGCAGCCAGTTTATGCATTGCTGAGGTAGGTAGGTTAGCTACTTTTTTGATAGCCTCTATCCCGCTACGGTTTCTGGTTGGCTACTGCGTGTCGAGCAGGTGGTTTATCAGGCGCTGCTCGGCTTTTCTTAGATGCTCCACCAAAGTTGAGTCTCCAATGCCCAGCTTTTTTGCCAACTGCTGTGAGGTGATTTTTCTGGGGATGTCGTAGTAGCCAAGTTTGTGGGCTGCCACGAGAATCTCCCGTTGCTTTTCAGTGAGCTGATTTAGCGGCGAGTTGAGCGAGAAATCTGCATGCGTAAGGAGGATAACTTTGTAGCGGATGCCTTTCTTAGAGATTTTCTCTAAAAACGTGCCCACTTGCCGTTCGCTACCTATGAACGAAATTTTGATTTTGCCATCTCGAATTTCTAAAGGCGGGAACAGATATCCTTCCACGACACCCACGGATTCTAAAACAGTAGACAGGATGGGTCCACCCCGCATAAACACCGTGTAAACGCCGTTTTTTTCCTTCTCCAAAACTTGCGCTTCCACCAAGAAACCGTTTGCCAACAAGTCCTTCACCTTTGCGGAGGAGTCTTTGAATTCCACTTTCCAGATGGCGGCGAATTCTGTTTTGTCTTGCCTTAGAAAATGTTGCAGTTCAAGCGATTTTATCTGTTGAAAAACTGAGGTTTCAAAGCCAAGTTTGGCGAGTTCTTTTTCGGAAACTTCCAGAATCATCCGGCGCATGTTTGGTGCTACGCTTTTTCACCCTATATGTTTTGCGGAGAGCCGAGTATGCTCGGGTGAACGTTAATCCGAACGGCGCCTTTTCTCCTCTGGAAAACTTATTCACTCAATTGGGGGTTTCCCTATGCATGCAGAAAAGCAAAACAGTTTCACAAAAATTGGCAAGCTAATTACGAAACGCAAATACGCGGTTCTCGTTGCTTGGCTGCTGATTCTTGTCTTGGTACTTCCCTTTGTTTTAGACCTTAGCGGAGTCGTCTCACTGCAGATGGACACCGCCTCAGACAAAAACTTGGAGTCACAAAAGGCAAGCGACATGATCAGCGCCCAGTTCGCGTCAACCGTATCTAATGAAACCTTGATGATTGTGGTTTCCTCACAAAATGCCTCTTCCATGCAAACCCAAGACTTCATCAACCGCGTCATCAACGACATAAAAGCAAACCCAGACATTTCAAACTTGGAAAATGTAACCAGCATCTACACTGTACTGGTTCCAGTGCTTAACCAAACCAATGAAGCCACCTACACCGTATACGAGAACGCTAACTTAACCTTCAACCTGCTTTACGGGGTACCAACCGCGTATATGACCGTTTGGTCCACTGCATACAACCAGACCGTGGACACTTTGGTTTCGGGGCTTAACCAAACCAACGACGGGGTCTATCTTGTTTTCTACAACGCAAACATGACCTACAACCTACTCTACGGGGTCCCAACGGTCTACATGAACGTCTGGTCCACCGCGTACAATCAAACCCAAACCACTCTTACCTCAGGGTTAGGGCAGACCAATCAAGGCGTCTATGAAACCTTCGACAACGCAAACATGACCTACAACCTACTCTACGGAGTGCCCGCTACGTACATGAATGTGTGGTCCCAAGTCTACAACCAAACCCAAAGCATACCCATGTCCAA is a window encoding:
- a CDS encoding DNA-3-methyladenine glycosylase; translation: MGLCELPFWLDVTLCCGQVFRWDKLGDWWYGVAGEHVFKVRQINGKFEYVNVDEAFVEHYFGLDDDLQKIADSINKDPHIAMALKAYWGLRCIRQNPWECLISYICATYKSIPAIKHMLNNIAEKFGEKTVLDDKTFYTFPTCEKLAAASEQDLKACGLGYRAKYALATAQRVHKGTFDLQAVKKLPYVEAKKALMELPGVGAKVADCVLFFSLDKTEAFPVDVWVKRVILNHYGDKLEPVVFQRLSRGDSLSSGDYERLCSFGRSYFGKYAGYAQEYLYHFERMAI
- a CDS encoding GTP-binding protein translates to MPRFKQLNEIQQLMSQKGQIRNLGIVAHIDHGKTTLADALLAGVGLLSPQMAGSARVLDYLAEEQRRKITIKTANISLLIKRQNTPYLINLVDTPGHVDFTGKVTRALRAIDGVVVLVDAVEEIMAQTEIVTRQALAERVQPVLFINKVDRLITEMQLSAEQIEQKLYHIIGGFNDLIELYGEKPFSNQWKVNPAKGSVAFGSALHGWGFTLGIAKGKGAKFNDVIAAYKNASQQQLSKTLPVYNAIFEMAVSSLPDPKTAQAYRVEKIWSGMQKSDAGAAIAGCDDEEMAVMCVTQVEPDLTGGSIVTGRLFSGTIREGDTLHCVNALRETVVKKVYVYMGSFKEVVSQVSAGNIAVLAVSEVLRAGETLVDVAHKVGMVPFEGINYVSEPVVTVAVEPKDPKDIFDVLKALHKLVTEDPNLAVNVDKETGEYLLSVMGELHLEVALNQLKVLSGGLEVSVSAPRIVYRETATKKGAAASALSPNRQNRFTVQVEPQEQGQPEQIQVYEQGSVLSIDEYRNVLVNCNLEKEPEIQEVLEAIISGFEFACNAGPLCAEPMRHVKVNLLDVQLSVDKEQQSPTEVMHGVGKAIFGAFLSAQPVLLEPVYKTVITVPTELAGECSRIVETRRGKISAFEQKGQLTVITGHIPVSETFGLSKELRSATSGRAFWQNMLESWLEVPKKVAPKVITAVRQRKGLALQVPDAERFLEEH
- a CDS encoding helix-turn-helix domain-containing protein, which codes for MILEVSEKELAKLGFETSVFQQIKSLELQHFLRQDKTEFAAIWKVEFKDSSAKVKDLLANGFLVEAQVLEKEKNGVYTVFMRGGPILSTVLESVGVVEGYLFPPLEIRDGKIKISFIGSERQVGTFLEKISKKGIRYKVILLTHADFSLNSPLNQLTEKQREILVAAHKLGYYDIPRKITSQQLAKKLGIGDSTLVEHLRKAEQRLINHLLDTQ